The following DNA comes from Sphingorhabdus sp. M41.
CATGGTGAGATAAATAGTAAAGGGACGAGCCGCTAGCCATTTTGAGACCCTATCATGAATATCATGGTGTAGGACATTATTTTATCGCTCGACCCGTCCGTTCCGCGCGCAAAGACAGATATCGAACAAATTCAGATCTGATCTTTCCGACCGGCAAAGCCACCTTCGACAATTGCGCCGACCCTGCTCATGAATTCCATGCCATTGGCGATTTCCTCGTCGGTCAGTTCGTTGGAGATCAACTTGATGAAGGCCTCTGTCCGTTGCATCATCTCATTCACCGTTGTCTGACCTTTTTTGGTCAGACGGATGACCTTCTCCCGCGCCGAGGCCTTGCTTTCCCTGATAGAAATCAGATTGAGGTCCTTTTCAGCCATCGCGCGCAACACCTTG
Coding sequences within:
- a CDS encoding MarR family winged helix-turn-helix transcriptional regulator — its product is MKQQSDFGIDYPIKRETAPQNFLKLFYPFHYSVGMAVEKHLSGSDLTRHQTVILWIIHSKGEDGHTIHRKTIERLIGEWYELGSPAISKVLRAMAEKDLNLISIRESKASAREKVIRLTKKGQTTVNEMMQRTEAFIKLISNELTDEEIANGMEFMSRVGAIVEGGFAGRKDQI